In the genome of Chryseobacterium oryzae, one region contains:
- a CDS encoding endonuclease: protein MQKTLVSIFFLSVMVSAQAPSGYYNGTSGLTGYALKSKLHEIISNKFVNWHYGDLPNFYNQTDLDKYYDHGPSNTTILLDIYSEIPNGPDLYEYTSANVASSASAEGAGYNREHMMPQSTFNGNYPMYSDIFYIIPADAYINQRRSNYPYGIANSTIYNTFSNGSKIGNSGIPNYPYASRVYEPIDEFKGDVARSLLYFVVRYEGKLNSFNYDYSSSSTITPANDQCPLDGTEERAFDNAYIAMLLQWHQQDPVSQREIDRNNAVYNLQKNRNPFIDNPSWVNDIWGQTPDNIAPQSPQNLTVTQNSAYFNTLSWSPSSSSDVIGYKIYQNGVLIGSTRETTFSADHLNPSTSYTYTVKAYDNGYLLSADSNSISATTLGNDSYAKDLIITKYLEGTSNNKAIEITNKTGHSVNLNNYRLFIQFPSSSSYYFPSPYELEGIIENNESFVVINPSANFSCYTVDQAKLATSAPQMTYSGSQYLELRYKSSPIDVMGVSGVNNSSVLANVSLYRKSTVNQPANLFSITEWNSYPSNYCQNLGNLATEESVKNKENNIRIYPNPAEEFIFVEGATEKISTAKIFDMSGRLMISENNPFRNKKSITVKNLSSGNYLLNLEGKVYQFIKK from the coding sequence ATGCAAAAAACACTGGTTTCTATATTTTTTTTATCGGTAATGGTATCGGCGCAGGCTCCGTCAGGATATTATAACGGAACTTCAGGACTTACAGGATATGCTTTGAAATCTAAGCTTCATGAAATTATTTCCAATAAGTTTGTCAATTGGCATTATGGTGACTTGCCTAATTTCTACAATCAAACAGATTTGGATAAATATTATGATCATGGACCAAGTAATACAACGATTTTATTAGATATTTATTCTGAAATACCTAATGGACCAGATTTATATGAGTACACTTCTGCAAATGTAGCCAGTAGTGCATCTGCCGAAGGAGCAGGATATAATAGAGAACACATGATGCCACAGAGTACTTTCAATGGTAATTATCCTATGTATTCCGATATATTTTATATCATTCCGGCGGATGCTTATATCAACCAGAGAAGAAGCAATTATCCTTATGGAATTGCAAATTCTACTATATATAATACTTTTAGTAATGGTTCAAAAATTGGAAATAGTGGTATTCCCAATTATCCTTATGCATCTAGAGTGTATGAACCTATTGATGAATTTAAAGGAGATGTTGCCAGAAGTCTGCTTTATTTTGTGGTAAGATATGAAGGTAAGCTGAACAGTTTTAATTATGATTACAGTTCTTCAAGTACAATTACACCGGCAAATGACCAATGTCCACTAGACGGCACCGAAGAAAGAGCTTTCGATAATGCGTATATTGCGATGCTTTTACAATGGCACCAGCAAGATCCTGTTTCTCAGAGGGAAATCGACAGAAATAATGCTGTATATAATTTACAGAAAAATAGAAATCCTTTTATTGACAATCCTTCTTGGGTAAATGATATTTGGGGACAAACTCCAGATAATATTGCACCACAATCTCCGCAAAATTTAACGGTAACTCAGAACAGTGCTTATTTTAATACCTTAAGCTGGTCTCCAAGCAGCAGCTCTGATGTTATTGGATATAAAATTTATCAGAACGGTGTTTTAATTGGCTCTACCAGAGAAACTACATTCAGTGCAGATCACCTTAATCCTTCTACTTCTTATACTTATACTGTAAAAGCTTATGATAACGGATATCTATTGTCTGCCGATAGTAATAGTATTTCTGCAACAACTTTAGGAAATGATAGTTATGCAAAAGATTTAATTATAACAAAATATTTGGAAGGAACATCTAATAATAAGGCAATTGAGATAACAAATAAAACAGGACATTCTGTTAATCTTAATAATTATCGTTTGTTTATACAGTTTCCTAGTAGTAGCAGCTACTATTTTCCATCACCTTATGAATTGGAAGGAATTATTGAGAATAATGAATCATTTGTGGTGATAAATCCTAGTGCTAATTTTTCGTGTTACACTGTGGATCAGGCAAAATTAGCTACTTCCGCTCCGCAAATGACGTATTCTGGAAGCCAATATTTAGAATTAAGATATAAATCTTCACCCATAGATGTTATGGGAGTTTCTGGAGTAAATAATTCTTCGGTTTTAGCAAATGTTTCTTTGTATAGAAAATCTACAGTAAATCAACCTGCAAATTTATTCAGTATAACAGAATGGAATTCTTATCCGAGTAATTACTGTCAGAACTTAGGAAATTTAGCTACAGAAGAGTCTGTAAAGAATAAAGAAAACAATATTAGAATTTATCCAAACCCGGCTGAAGAATTTATTTTTGTTGAAGGAGCAACAGAAAAAATTTCAACGGCTAAAATTTTTGATATGTCCGGAAGGTTAATGATTTCTGAAAACAATCCATTCAGAAATAAAAAATCTATTACGGTGAAAAATCTTTCTTCTGGAAATTATTTACTAAATCTTGAAGGTAAAGTTTATCAGTTTATTAAAAAATAA
- a CDS encoding acyl-CoA dehydrogenase family protein: MNTETINNIKMIAETAKEFAEKNIRPNIMEWDESQTFPKELFHQLGDMGFMGIVIPEEYGGSGLGYHEYVAILDEISQVDPSIGLSVAAHNSLCTNHIYEFGNEDQKKKWLPQLATGKVIGAWGLTEHNTGSDSGGMSTTAVKDGDEWIINGAKNFITHAISGDIAVVMTRTGEKGAKNNSTAFVLEKGMAGFTSGKKENKLGMRASETAELIFDNVRVPDSHRLGEVGEGFKQAMKILDGGRISIAALSLGTARGAYKAALKYAKERKQFGKSISDFQAINFMLADMATEIDAAELLIQRASTLKNAKQKMTKEGAMAKLYASEACVRISNNAVQIFGGYGYTKDFPAEKFYRDSKLCTIGEGTSEIQRLVIGRDITK, from the coding sequence ATGAATACAGAAACGATTAACAACATTAAAATGATAGCAGAAACAGCAAAAGAATTTGCTGAAAAAAATATTAGACCTAATATTATGGAATGGGACGAAAGCCAGACTTTCCCTAAAGAACTTTTTCATCAGTTAGGCGATATGGGCTTTATGGGAATTGTAATTCCTGAGGAATATGGAGGTTCCGGTCTTGGCTATCACGAGTATGTTGCTATTCTTGATGAGATTTCTCAGGTAGATCCTTCAATTGGGCTTTCTGTAGCGGCTCACAATTCGCTTTGTACCAATCACATCTACGAATTTGGTAATGAAGATCAGAAAAAGAAATGGCTTCCGCAGTTGGCAACAGGAAAAGTAATTGGAGCTTGGGGATTAACTGAGCACAATACTGGTTCAGACTCAGGGGGAATGTCTACTACTGCCGTAAAAGATGGAGATGAATGGATTATAAATGGAGCTAAAAACTTCATTACTCATGCTATTTCTGGAGATATTGCTGTAGTAATGACCAGAACAGGTGAAAAAGGAGCTAAAAATAATTCTACTGCATTCGTTTTAGAAAAAGGAATGGCTGGTTTTACTTCTGGTAAAAAAGAAAATAAATTAGGAATGAGAGCTTCAGAAACGGCTGAACTTATTTTCGACAATGTAAGAGTTCCCGATTCTCACAGATTAGGAGAAGTAGGTGAAGGTTTTAAACAAGCAATGAAAATTTTGGATGGAGGAAGAATTTCTATTGCAGCTCTTAGTTTAGGTACTGCAAGAGGAGCTTATAAAGCTGCTTTAAAATATGCTAAAGAAAGAAAACAGTTCGGAAAATCTATTTCAGACTTTCAGGCAATCAACTTTATGCTTGCAGATATGGCAACTGAAATTGATGCTGCAGAATTATTAATCCAAAGAGCATCTACACTCAAAAACGCAAAACAGAAAATGACAAAAGAAGGTGCAATGGCAAAATTATATGCATCTGAAGCTTGTGTAAGAATTTCCAATAATGCTGTTCAGATTTTCGGAGGATATGGTTATACCAAAGATTTCCCAGCAGAAAAATTCTACAGAGATTCTAAACTTTGTACCATTGGTGAAGGAACTTCTGAAATCCAAAGATTGGTTATTGGAAGAGATATTACTAAATAA
- a CDS encoding peroxiredoxin gives MSLVGKKFPNVTVDAMSDMGDDLRINVFEEATSKQQKVLLFWYPKDFTFVCPTELHAFQEALPEFEKRNTKVIGASCDTNEVHFAWLNVAKDNGGIEGVTYPLLADTHRQLANILGIVDQDFEYNEEGEEVFTGSNVTYRATYLIDETGKIFHESVNDMPLGRNVKEYLRLIDAYTHVQKFGEVCPANWEEGKDAMKADRTSTAEYLAKN, from the coding sequence ATGTCTTTAGTTGGAAAAAAATTCCCAAATGTTACTGTTGATGCAATGTCTGATATGGGCGACGATTTAAGAATAAATGTATTTGAAGAAGCAACTTCAAAGCAACAAAAAGTTCTTTTATTCTGGTACCCAAAAGATTTTACTTTTGTTTGCCCAACAGAGCTTCACGCTTTTCAGGAAGCTTTACCAGAGTTTGAAAAAAGAAACACAAAAGTAATTGGTGCATCTTGTGATACTAACGAAGTTCATTTTGCATGGTTAAATGTTGCAAAAGACAACGGAGGAATTGAAGGTGTTACTTATCCTTTATTGGCAGATACACACAGACAGTTGGCAAATATTTTAGGAATCGTAGATCAGGATTTCGAATACAATGAAGAAGGTGAAGAAGTTTTCACAGGTTCTAACGTAACTTACAGAGCAACTTACTTAATTGATGAAACCGGAAAAATCTTCCACGAATCTGTAAACGATATGCCTTTGGGTAGAAACGTGAAAGAATATTTAAGATTAATTGATGCTTATACTCACGTTCAGAAATTTGGAGAAGTTTGTCCTGCAAACTGGGAAGAAGGTAAAGATGCTATGAAAGCTGACAGAACTTCTACAGCAGAATATTTAGCTAAAAACTAA
- a CDS encoding thioredoxin family protein, whose product MYTELTEDTLQDIVKSNDKVVVQYGATWCGNCRIMKPKFKKLASENESIPFLYVDAEKLPESRKLAKVDNLPTFAIFKNGELLNQVQSNQAESLTNLFNELA is encoded by the coding sequence ATGTATACAGAATTAACAGAAGACACTTTACAGGATATTGTAAAAAGTAATGATAAAGTTGTGGTACAGTACGGAGCAACATGGTGTGGAAACTGTAGAATTATGAAGCCGAAATTCAAAAAACTAGCTTCTGAAAACGAAAGTATTCCTTTTTTGTATGTTGATGCCGAAAAACTTCCGGAAAGCAGAAAACTGGCTAAAGTAGATAATCTGCCTACTTTTGCGATCTTCAAAAACGGTGAATTGCTAAACCAGGTACAATCTAATCAGGCAGAAAGTCTTACCAATTTATTTAACGAATTAGCGTAA
- a CDS encoding DUF6952 family protein, translating into MKLPIIRQFYQTQTRENLEKTLEVLESFSEFRGTSEEDLNVAGELITNICGALEVHNNVQDGMSEKDALNSFAQKVLGSIDR; encoded by the coding sequence ATGAAATTACCCATCATAAGACAGTTTTATCAAACACAAACTCGCGAAAATCTTGAAAAGACTTTAGAAGTTTTAGAAAGTTTTTCAGAATTCAGAGGAACATCAGAAGAAGATCTTAATGTTGCAGGTGAACTTATCACCAATATCTGTGGAGCATTGGAAGTTCATAATAATGTACAGGATGGAATGAGTGAGAAAGACGCACTTAATTCTTTTGCACAAAAAGTTTTGGGATCTATTGATAGATAA
- a CDS encoding threonine aldolase family protein gives MKFSFKNDYSEGCHPQILESLVRNNLDQQPGYGEDKYSLEAKKMLREKIENPDSEIYFVSGGTQANLIVISSILRPYQCVISANAGHILNNETGAIEATGHKILGIENKEGKLFPTDIIPVLESNKNIPHQVMPKLVYISNSTELGTIYTKEELTNLSKFCKENNLYLFMDGARLGHALTSEISDLTLKDIAELTDVFYLGGTKNGALLGEAIIINNKELQPNFGFNIKQKGALLAKGRLLGIQFLELMKNNLYFNLAKNANQQAMKIKKSLTEMGFHFLADTYTNQIFPILSNELIDILSHQFDFYVWQKVDEEYSAIRLITSWCTPDEAVEEFIRQIRK, from the coding sequence ATGAAATTTTCTTTTAAAAACGATTATTCTGAGGGTTGTCATCCCCAGATTTTAGAATCTCTTGTGCGGAATAATTTGGATCAGCAGCCGGGTTACGGTGAAGATAAATACTCTCTGGAAGCTAAAAAAATGCTACGTGAAAAAATAGAAAATCCAGATTCTGAAATTTATTTTGTTTCCGGCGGAACTCAAGCCAATTTAATTGTTATTTCCTCTATTTTAAGACCTTATCAATGTGTAATTTCTGCAAATGCTGGACATATTCTGAATAATGAAACCGGTGCGATTGAAGCAACTGGACATAAGATTTTAGGGATTGAAAATAAGGAAGGAAAACTTTTCCCAACCGATATTATTCCAGTTTTAGAAAGCAATAAAAATATTCCGCATCAGGTGATGCCAAAATTGGTTTATATTTCTAATTCTACCGAACTGGGAACTATTTACACGAAAGAAGAACTTACAAATCTTTCAAAATTTTGTAAAGAAAACAATCTTTATCTCTTTATGGACGGTGCGAGATTAGGTCATGCTTTAACTTCAGAAATATCTGATCTTACCTTAAAAGATATTGCTGAACTAACCGATGTTTTCTATTTAGGCGGAACTAAAAACGGAGCTTTATTAGGTGAAGCCATTATCATCAATAATAAAGAATTGCAGCCTAATTTCGGGTTTAATATTAAACAGAAAGGAGCATTATTGGCAAAAGGAAGGCTCTTAGGAATTCAGTTTTTAGAATTAATGAAAAATAACCTGTATTTCAACTTGGCAAAAAATGCCAATCAACAGGCAATGAAAATAAAAAAATCTTTAACTGAAATGGGATTTCATTTTCTTGCAGATACTTACACCAATCAGATTTTCCCAATTTTAAGCAATGAATTAATTGATATTTTATCTCATCAATTTGATTTCTATGTTTGGCAAAAAGTAGATGAAGAATATTCTGCCATACGTCTCATTACTTCATGGTGTACGCCAGATGAAGCTGTGGAAGAATTTATCAGACAAATTAGAAAATAA
- a CDS encoding metal-dependent transcriptional regulator, with the protein MKATLTEENYLKALFHVVDSEGKVTINELSKFLSVKMPSVNNMMKKFAEKKWVIYETYKPLKVTEKGRREAALVVRKHRLTEMFLVKKMNFGWENVHEIAEQLEHVHSKIFFDKMDEILDFPKFDPHGEPIPDKDGNIISQDLQKLSNCKVGESVIFASVTLSDDAFLNYLTERNLLLNSKIKIVKIEDFDQSITIELLGKTEILSKKASDKILVKH; encoded by the coding sequence TTGAAAGCAACACTTACAGAAGAAAACTATCTTAAAGCCTTATTTCATGTTGTAGACAGCGAGGGAAAAGTAACCATTAACGAACTGAGTAAATTTCTCAGTGTTAAAATGCCCAGCGTGAACAATATGATGAAAAAATTTGCAGAAAAAAAATGGGTTATTTATGAAACTTATAAACCTCTTAAAGTTACAGAAAAAGGAAGAAGAGAAGCGGCTTTGGTTGTAAGAAAACACCGCTTAACAGAAATGTTTCTCGTAAAAAAAATGAATTTTGGTTGGGAAAATGTGCATGAAATTGCCGAACAATTAGAGCATGTTCATTCTAAAATTTTCTTCGATAAAATGGATGAAATTTTAGATTTTCCGAAATTTGATCCTCACGGAGAGCCTATTCCCGACAAAGATGGAAATATTATTTCTCAGGATTTACAAAAATTAAGCAACTGCAAAGTAGGAGAATCCGTAATTTTCGCTTCCGTTACCCTTTCTGACGACGCTTTTCTCAATTATCTTACCGAAAGAAATTTACTTTTGAACAGCAAGATAAAAATTGTAAAAATTGAAGATTTCGATCAATCTATCACCATAGAATTATTAGGAAAAACTGAAATTTTAAGTAAAAAAGCAAGTGATAAAATTTTAGTAAAACATTAA
- a CDS encoding glutathione peroxidase — protein sequence MKQLFIVVISLAAFFNSCAQKKNDVSKTKTQKVMSRSIYDYTVDALEEGKKINFADFKDRKILIVNTASKCGFTPQYEDLEKLSKEFEGKLVVVGFPANNFGGQEPGTNIEIGAFCQKNYGVTFPLASKVSVKGEDMAPIFKFLTEKSLNGVKDTKIEWNFTKFLIDENGKLIDSFPSKVKPTDEEILKYLR from the coding sequence ATGAAACAGCTTTTTATAGTAGTTATTTCTCTTGCAGCATTTTTTAACAGCTGTGCTCAGAAAAAAAATGATGTTTCCAAAACAAAAACCCAAAAAGTGATGTCAAGATCAATATACGATTATACCGTAGATGCTCTTGAAGAAGGTAAAAAAATAAACTTTGCCGATTTTAAAGACCGAAAAATCTTAATTGTAAATACGGCTTCAAAATGTGGTTTTACTCCTCAGTATGAAGATTTAGAAAAATTATCTAAAGAATTTGAAGGAAAATTGGTGGTTGTAGGTTTTCCTGCCAATAATTTTGGAGGTCAGGAACCAGGAACGAATATAGAAATCGGAGCTTTTTGTCAGAAAAATTATGGTGTTACTTTTCCTTTGGCTTCTAAAGTTTCGGTAAAAGGTGAAGACATGGCTCCAATTTTTAAATTTCTTACCGAAAAAAGCCTTAATGGAGTAAAAGATACAAAAATAGAATGGAACTTCACTAAATTTTTAATCGACGAGAATGGTAAACTTATCGACAGTTTCCCAAGTAAAGTGAAACCTACAGACGAAGAAATTTTGAAATATCTTAGATAA
- a CDS encoding histidine kinase, with protein sequence MKKLLLVFVLIISQLTFAQTAKDIIDKNIELSGGLTNWKLLNSVLLQGKVVLGIKDEYPIKIFQQRPNLTKTVITMGGKDTAIEGYDGTKGYAMNYATNKVQEYKQYVPESFDNDFIDWENKGFEAKYLGKEKVGEIYCHKVELTKNVNKNYYYFDTKSFMLLKEIKKDETLLYSDYKKVGNLMMPFRIESSSAKKDGDYVMLLNKVEINKVFPANSFKF encoded by the coding sequence ATGAAGAAATTACTTTTAGTTTTCGTCCTGATTATTTCACAATTAACTTTTGCACAGACTGCTAAAGATATTATAGATAAAAACATTGAATTATCGGGAGGATTAACGAATTGGAAGTTATTAAATTCGGTATTATTACAGGGAAAAGTAGTTTTAGGAATTAAAGATGAATATCCAATAAAAATATTTCAGCAAAGACCAAATTTAACCAAAACCGTCATTACAATGGGCGGAAAAGATACGGCTATTGAAGGTTATGACGGAACAAAAGGTTATGCAATGAATTATGCAACCAATAAAGTTCAGGAATATAAACAATACGTTCCCGAAAGCTTCGATAACGATTTTATAGATTGGGAAAACAAAGGTTTTGAAGCCAAATATCTCGGAAAAGAAAAAGTAGGAGAGATTTACTGCCATAAAGTTGAGCTTACAAAAAACGTAAATAAAAATTATTATTATTTCGACACAAAATCTTTCATGCTTTTAAAGGAAATAAAAAAAGATGAAACTTTGTTGTATTCAGACTATAAAAAGGTAGGGAATTTGATGATGCCTTTCAGGATAGAATCTTCCAGTGCAAAAAAAGACGGCGATTATGTGATGCTACTCAATAAAGTAGAAATCAATAAAGTATTTCCTGCCAATAGCTTTAAATTTTAA
- the kdsB gene encoding 3-deoxy-manno-octulosonate cytidylyltransferase, producing the protein MKIIAVIPARYEASRFPAKLMQILGEKTVITTTYQNVLETGLFDEVFVATDSEIIFNEIVNNGGKAVMTGQHETGSDRIAEAVQNIDCDIVINVQGDEPFLKLEPLQQLIQVFKADDNQEISLASLKIRLHEKEEIENPNNVKVITDNNGFALYFSRSVIPFHREISYDVAYFKHIGVYAFRKHALLQFSKLEMKPLEISEKIECIRYLEYGMKIKLIETNFIGVGIDTPEDLEKARKIISE; encoded by the coding sequence ATGAAAATTATCGCTGTAATTCCTGCTCGTTACGAAGCAAGCCGTTTCCCGGCAAAGCTCATGCAGATTTTGGGTGAAAAAACAGTTATTACAACAACCTATCAAAACGTTTTGGAAACGGGTCTTTTTGATGAAGTTTTTGTAGCAACAGACTCTGAAATTATTTTTAATGAAATTGTAAATAACGGAGGAAAAGCAGTAATGACCGGTCAACATGAAACAGGAAGTGACCGTATTGCAGAAGCGGTACAGAATATCGACTGTGACATCGTTATCAATGTTCAGGGAGATGAACCGTTTTTAAAACTGGAACCACTTCAGCAACTTATTCAAGTTTTTAAAGCCGACGATAATCAGGAAATTTCTTTAGCTTCTTTAAAAATCAGGCTTCACGAAAAGGAAGAGATTGAAAATCCTAACAACGTAAAAGTGATTACCGATAATAATGGTTTTGCGCTGTATTTTAGCCGTTCGGTTATCCCTTTTCACAGAGAAATTTCTTATGATGTTGCCTATTTTAAGCATATTGGTGTTTATGCGTTCAGAAAACATGCACTTCTCCAGTTTTCTAAACTGGAAATGAAACCTTTGGAAATTTCAGAAAAAATAGAATGTATCCGTTATCTGGAGTATGGAATGAAAATTAAGCTTATTGAAACCAATTTTATTGGAGTGGGAATAGATACTCCCGAAGATTTGGAAAAAGCAAGAAAAATTATATCAGAATAA
- a CDS encoding pyridoxal phosphate-dependent aminotransferase: MKVSKLAANLIGSEIVKIGNEVNDLKAKGAEIANLTIGDLNSNIYPIPLKLKEEIQKAYQNNLTNYPPANGLLSLRTEVSKDLKKRWDLDYSPNDILITAGSRPLIYAVYKTIVDEGDKVVYPIPSWNNNHYAYLTSADAVEVKTTTENNFLPTADDLRPHLKGAVLLSLCSPLNPTGTMFTKEQLSEICELILEENKNRGEDEKPLYLMYDQIYSNLTFGAEHVNPVSLFPEMKEYTIYIDGISKCLAATGVRVGWGFGPSHIIDKMKALLTHVGAWAPKPEQEATAKYYQNPDEVNAFINEFKGRLEASLKVLHKGIQDLKEKGLSVDSIEPMGALYLTIKLDYIGKTKPDGSTIETSSDLVFFLINDAGVALVPFSAFGEAKSEPWFRASVGGLDIKEIEAMLPKLEKALNNLK, from the coding sequence GTGAAAGTTTCAAAATTAGCGGCGAACCTCATTGGTTCTGAAATTGTAAAAATAGGAAATGAAGTAAACGATTTAAAGGCAAAAGGAGCGGAGATTGCTAATCTTACGATTGGTGATTTGAATTCTAATATTTATCCGATTCCTTTAAAGTTGAAAGAAGAAATTCAGAAAGCTTATCAGAACAATCTTACCAATTATCCGCCCGCAAACGGACTTTTATCTTTAAGAACAGAAGTTTCCAAAGATTTAAAGAAAAGATGGGATTTAGATTATTCTCCCAATGATATTTTAATTACAGCGGGCTCTAGACCATTAATTTATGCTGTGTACAAAACAATTGTAGACGAAGGTGACAAAGTAGTGTATCCAATTCCTTCCTGGAACAATAATCACTACGCTTATCTAACTTCGGCTGATGCTGTAGAAGTAAAAACGACTACCGAAAACAACTTTCTTCCCACTGCAGACGATTTAAGACCACATCTAAAAGGAGCTGTACTTTTATCGCTTTGCTCACCTCTTAATCCTACGGGAACAATGTTCACGAAGGAGCAACTTTCTGAAATCTGCGAATTAATTTTAGAAGAAAATAAAAATAGAGGTGAAGATGAAAAACCTTTGTACTTAATGTACGATCAGATATATTCTAATCTTACTTTTGGGGCAGAACACGTTAATCCTGTTTCGCTTTTCCCTGAAATGAAAGAATATACAATCTATATTGATGGAATTTCTAAATGTCTTGCAGCTACAGGAGTACGTGTAGGTTGGGGATTTGGACCATCACATATTATTGATAAAATGAAAGCGCTTCTAACGCACGTTGGAGCTTGGGCACCAAAGCCAGAGCAGGAAGCTACAGCAAAATATTATCAAAATCCGGACGAAGTAAATGCTTTTATAAACGAATTTAAAGGTAGACTGGAAGCAAGTTTGAAGGTTCTTCATAAAGGAATTCAGGATTTGAAAGAAAAAGGACTTTCTGTTGACAGTATTGAACCTATGGGAGCTTTATATCTTACCATTAAATTAGATTATATTGGAAAGACAAAACCAGATGGAAGTACAATAGAAACTTCTTCTGATTTAGTTTTTTTCTTAATTAATGATGCAGGTGTTGCATTAGTTCCGTTTTCTGCATTTGGTGAGGCAAAATCCGAACCTTGGTTCAGAGCTTCAGTGGGTGGTTTAGATATTAAAGAAATTGAAGCCATGTTACCGAAACTGGAAAAAGCTTTAAATAATTTAAAATAA